A stretch of the Ignavibacteriota bacterium genome encodes the following:
- a CDS encoding ATP-binding protein, with amino-acid sequence MKYIHRELEATVANYLKLFPVVGITGPRQSGKSTMLKAMLSSQYEYVSFDDFELVNFFHDDPVRFMKRYPDKIIFDEVQRVPEIFHSIKLAVDSDRHTKGKFVLTGSSQFSFLKKVSESLAGRIGLLSLLPFQYSEIPKRLHEESIYQGGYPELVMREYESSIAWFASYLDTYLTRDVRDVRDIGDIRDFRRCVQMLAARVSQILNLSELSRDIGVSVPTIKKWISVLEASYIVFLLPPYYKNLGKRIIKSPKIFFFDTGLVSYLTGIRTQELFERGPMFGSLFENYVISEIYKRELHARKESELFYYRTSNGVEVDVIIDRKSYREFVEIKASETFRPDMTKSIKQIKKDKERGYLIYQGKSLDTVSDIKILQYGNYLR; translated from the coding sequence ATGAAGTATATTCACCGTGAACTGGAGGCAACCGTCGCGAACTATTTGAAGTTGTTTCCCGTTGTTGGAATTACCGGACCGAGACAATCCGGTAAATCAACCATGTTGAAAGCGATGTTGAGCTCTCAGTATGAGTATGTTTCATTCGACGATTTCGAACTGGTGAATTTCTTTCACGATGACCCAGTTCGATTTATGAAGCGATATCCGGATAAAATTATTTTTGATGAAGTGCAACGCGTTCCGGAAATCTTTCATAGTATAAAATTAGCCGTTGATTCCGACAGACACACTAAAGGAAAGTTTGTTCTCACCGGTTCCAGTCAATTCTCCTTCCTGAAAAAAGTCTCGGAAAGTCTCGCAGGGCGTATCGGACTGCTTTCACTTCTCCCGTTTCAATATTCCGAAATACCGAAGCGATTGCACGAGGAATCAATTTATCAGGGCGGGTATCCCGAACTTGTTATGCGGGAGTATGAATCTTCAATTGCCTGGTTTGCGTCCTATCTTGATACATATCTTACACGGGATGTCCGTGATGTCCGGGATATTGGTGACATACGGGATTTCAGAAGATGCGTTCAGATGTTGGCGGCCCGGGTTTCTCAAATACTCAATCTTTCCGAACTGTCACGGGATATTGGAGTTTCGGTGCCAACAATAAAAAAATGGATTTCTGTTTTAGAGGCGTCGTATATTGTCTTTCTTTTACCTCCTTACTATAAAAATCTTGGAAAGAGGATTATTAAAAGCCCTAAAATATTTTTCTTTGATACAGGATTAGTGTCATATCTTACAGGCATTCGTACACAGGAATTGTTTGAACGAGGTCCGATGTTCGGTTCATTATTTGAAAATTATGTCATTTCTGAAATCTACAAACGCGAACTTCATGCGAGGAAGGAATCGGAACTCTTCTATTATAGAACGAGCAACGGTGTGGAGGTTGACGTTATCATTGACCGTAAATCTTACCGTGAATTTGTTGAAATCAAAGCGTCCGAAACATTTCGACCCGACATGACGAAATCAATCAAGCAAATCAAAAAAGACAAAGAACGGGGGTACTTGATCTATCAAGGAAAATCCTTAGATACTGTTTCAGATATCAAGATTCTCCAATACGGTAATTACCTTCGCTGA
- a CDS encoding HAMP domain-containing protein, with protein sequence MKFRNKILLAIWSVVFGLLIILYNFISSWVYEQVEARFTEDLRGMYSVLRQLNALQAEQDLKAAQILAESPQLKAVVASKEKKSAVRTSQELISNMGTNLFLLTDEQGNLVVQLLNGVEEYYSINKLVTSHRFLRQSRTMIWNLGTDIYRCAAVPLMDGKNFLGTLTIGFRLTSSNLFNVQAMSKCETALMIDSTIVGSTLPWEVQTELATWATENAIQHVDIPSDAGAEIFPVSISRDDYIGVFCRLDQRKEFVRPMYAYLLLKSVNKEVSASLRPVMDTFIILSVIVLVVTAVIGFLISRSITKPIAVLVRGTTELARGNYDYHIHIKQGDELGFLSERFEEMSKSLKEKIYLLDFQKTELETALTKLKEAQEELVKSERLAATGKITAQLSHEINNPIHNILSCLQTALRRTPKDSSERELLEVAFEEVERLAKLTRQMLDIYRTSMVQESREPTCVNKVIQEVLVSSGPVLKQSNVAVETSFTDDLPKITGLPDKLKQVFLNLFINAKDAMPNGGTLSVQTFRQEGSVVVHVSDTGTGIAQEHINKIFDAFFTTKGKVSGVGLGLSVTYGIIQQHKGTITVKSRFGKGTTFTVSFPILNSEHIA encoded by the coding sequence ATGAAATTCCGGAATAAAATATTGCTTGCCATCTGGAGCGTGGTGTTTGGCTTGCTCATCATCCTCTATAATTTCATCAGTTCGTGGGTGTATGAACAGGTGGAGGCACGCTTCACAGAAGATTTGCGCGGTATGTATTCCGTTCTTCGCCAGTTGAATGCACTGCAGGCAGAACAGGATTTGAAGGCGGCACAAATTCTTGCTGAATCGCCGCAACTAAAGGCAGTCGTTGCATCGAAGGAAAAGAAATCGGCAGTTCGTACTTCTCAGGAACTGATAAGCAATATGGGAACGAATCTGTTCCTTCTTACCGATGAACAAGGAAATCTCGTCGTACAGTTACTCAATGGCGTGGAAGAATATTATTCAATCAATAAGTTGGTAACTTCGCATCGGTTTCTCCGGCAATCACGCACAATGATTTGGAATTTGGGAACGGATATTTATCGTTGTGCAGCAGTTCCACTGATGGACGGAAAGAATTTTCTCGGAACACTCACCATCGGTTTCCGGTTGACAAGCAGTAATTTGTTCAATGTTCAGGCAATGAGTAAATGCGAAACGGCTCTGATGATTGACAGCACGATTGTCGGTTCAACCTTGCCGTGGGAAGTTCAAACGGAACTGGCAACATGGGCAACAGAAAATGCGATTCAACATGTTGATATTCCTTCCGATGCGGGAGCGGAAATATTTCCAGTTTCAATCTCGCGTGATGATTATATCGGCGTGTTCTGTCGTCTCGACCAGCGAAAAGAATTCGTCAGACCGATGTACGCGTACCTGCTGTTAAAATCGGTGAACAAGGAAGTGAGCGCCTCGCTTCGCCCCGTGATGGATACGTTCATCATACTCTCCGTCATTGTCTTGGTTGTTACTGCCGTCATCGGTTTTCTTATTTCCCGAAGCATAACAAAACCGATTGCCGTGTTGGTGCGCGGAACAACCGAACTTGCCCGCGGGAATTATGACTATCACATTCACATCAAACAAGGAGATGAATTAGGATTTCTTTCCGAGCGGTTCGAAGAGATGAGCAAGTCCCTGAAAGAAAAAATTTACCTGCTTGATTTTCAGAAGACAGAACTCGAAACGGCGTTGACGAAATTGAAAGAAGCGCAGGAAGAATTGGTGAAATCGGAACGGCTGGCGGCGACGGGGAAAATCACGGCGCAACTTTCTCACGAAATCAACAACCCGATTCATAACATTTTAAGTTGTTTGCAAACCGCATTGCGCCGCACTCCGAAAGATTCTTCCGAGCGGGAATTGCTCGAAGTTGCATTCGAAGAAGTCGAACGGCTTGCAAAACTTACACGGCAAATGCTTGATATTTACCGCACTTCGATGGTGCAGGAATCAAGAGAGCCGACATGCGTAAACAAAGTTATTCAGGAAGTGCTTGTTTCATCGGGACCCGTTCTCAAACAAAGCAATGTCGCTGTTGAAACATCGTTCACAGATGATTTGCCGAAGATTACCGGCTTACCTGATAAACTGAAACAAGTATTTCTGAATTTGTTCATCAATGCAAAAGATGCCATGCCGAATGGCGGAACACTTTCGGTTCAGACGTTCAGGCAGGAGGGTTCCGTTGTCGTTCACGTGAGCGATACGGGAACAGGCATCGCTCAGGAACATATCAACAAAATTTTCGATGCATTCTTTACGACGAAAGGAAAAGTTAGCGGCGTCGGTCTCGGACTTTCTGTCACGTACGGAATCATCCAGCAACACAAAGGAACCATCACGGTAAAAAGTCGGTTTGGCAAAGGCACAACATTTACCGTCAGTTTTCCCATTTTGAATTCGGAACACATCGCATGA
- a CDS encoding sigma-54-dependent Fis family transcriptional regulator yields MNNTRILIIDDDKAFRVATTALLEDNGYAVETATNGKEGIQKFSDQCFDLILSDLVMESMNGIEVLQAIKQKSPEQKVMMVTGFGSISTAVEAMRKGAYDYLTKPCNNDELLVKVERAVEEVKRERELRRLRDMLDPAANFSNIISQNDKMKNVFHMVRQVAETDVTVLVLGETGTGKELFARSVHFNSMRRDKPFVAVQCSAIPETLLESELFGHEKGAFTGASRQRIGKFEEAIDGTIFLDEIGDVPLNIQTKLLRVLQEKQITRLGGNQFIDADVRIISATNRDLEAMVSEGTFREDLYYRLNVFPITIPPLRERLDDIPLLAEHFLRKYKTLTRQPLEGISPAVLHDMMNYDWKGNVRELENLMRRAIIKATGPTISSIDIAAKHSAETSAELTDSPTTTLIPYKQYLEQVQKDAEKKYLLRTLKESKGNLNQAARLMDVDRKTIYRKIEEYRIDVGSFKN; encoded by the coding sequence ATGAACAATACACGCATACTTATAATAGATGATGACAAAGCATTCCGCGTAGCAACCACAGCGCTTTTGGAAGACAATGGCTACGCAGTTGAAACGGCAACGAACGGTAAAGAAGGCATACAAAAATTTTCTGACCAATGTTTCGATTTGATTCTTTCCGATTTAGTGATGGAAAGTATGAACGGCATCGAAGTGTTGCAGGCAATCAAACAAAAATCGCCGGAACAGAAAGTGATGATGGTGACGGGATTCGGTTCCATCAGCACGGCGGTAGAAGCGATGCGGAAAGGGGCGTACGATTATCTCACCAAGCCATGCAACAACGATGAACTGCTCGTGAAAGTTGAACGTGCCGTGGAAGAAGTCAAGCGTGAACGTGAGTTACGAAGATTGCGCGACATGCTCGACCCCGCCGCGAACTTTTCCAACATCATCAGCCAAAATGATAAAATGAAAAACGTTTTTCACATGGTGCGGCAGGTTGCGGAAACAGATGTCACCGTGTTGGTTCTCGGTGAAACGGGAACCGGGAAAGAACTGTTTGCCCGCTCGGTGCATTTCAACAGCATGAGACGGGATAAGCCGTTTGTTGCTGTGCAATGTTCCGCTATTCCTGAAACATTGCTGGAAAGCGAATTATTCGGACATGAGAAAGGCGCGTTCACCGGCGCAAGCCGTCAGCGTATCGGGAAGTTTGAAGAAGCGATTGACGGAACGATTTTTTTAGATGAAATCGGTGACGTTCCGTTGAACATCCAAACGAAACTCCTGAGAGTGTTGCAGGAAAAACAAATTACCCGCTTGGGCGGTAACCAGTTTATCGATGCCGATGTTCGCATCATCTCGGCAACGAACCGCGACCTCGAAGCGATGGTGAGCGAAGGAACATTCCGCGAAGATCTGTATTACCGTTTGAATGTCTTCCCGATTACGATACCGCCGCTTCGGGAACGGCTCGATGACATTCCATTACTTGCTGAACATTTTCTCCGGAAATACAAAACACTCACGCGGCAACCGCTCGAAGGAATTTCTCCTGCCGTCCTTCACGACATGATGAATTACGATTGGAAAGGAAACGTGCGCGAGTTGGAAAATCTTATGCGCCGCGCTATCATCAAAGCGACCGGTCCGACAATTTCCTCCATTGATATTGCCGCGAAACACTCCGCCGAAACTTCCGCCGAGTTGACCGACTCACCGACGACAACACTCATTCCGTACAAGCAATACTTAGAGCAGGTACAGAAAGATGCCGAGAAGAAATATCTTCTCCGAACGTTGAAAGAAAGTAAAGGGAATCTCAACCAAGCCGCACGACTGATGGACGTTGACCGGAAAACCATTTACCGGAAAATCGAAGAGTACCGGATTGATGTGGGGAGTTTTAAAAATTAA
- a CDS encoding type II secretion system F family protein gives MSLSVDIRRELHSSARSKRHREVSKNDNKDIFGDIFQRITDTQRARFCTQLAVLIQARVPLHRALNVLAEQEQNQKMKNCIESIAKEIQKGASLSKAFQEQHHIFESLFSITAEVGQESGRLGEVLSYLALYLEKVANLKRKFRQAMMYPSVVISVAVLAVIVLLVFIVPTFAEMYKSIQVELPATTQAVLWLSAIVTEHGMKVIGLFMVIVILSWGTLKSPRTYRIFERLLMRLPYIGEMFTNNHIARFCRTLGTLLHAQVSLIEALNVTRRILPHEEMQKEIELINKHVQQGNTVAGPLIKSKIFPPMVAQMIAVGEETSELDAMLLRVAEYYEKELDSKMETLSSIIEPVIILLLGIIVAVILVSMYLPMFDVVNMVGG, from the coding sequence ATGTCTTTGAGTGTAGATATACGAAGAGAACTTCATTCCTCTGCAAGGTCAAAGCGACATCGCGAGGTAAGTAAAAATGATAACAAAGATATTTTTGGTGACATTTTTCAACGGATTACTGATACGCAGAGGGCTCGATTTTGTACTCAACTTGCGGTTCTCATACAGGCTCGCGTCCCGCTTCATCGAGCGTTAAATGTTCTTGCTGAGCAGGAACAAAATCAAAAAATGAAGAACTGTATCGAATCCATTGCAAAAGAAATTCAGAAGGGGGCATCGTTATCGAAAGCATTTCAAGAACAACATCATATATTTGAATCACTTTTCTCTATCACTGCTGAAGTGGGACAAGAAAGCGGGCGTTTGGGGGAGGTTCTTTCATATCTTGCGCTCTATCTAGAAAAGGTCGCAAACCTCAAGAGAAAATTTCGACAAGCGATGATGTATCCCTCCGTTGTAATATCAGTAGCAGTTCTTGCTGTTATTGTTTTACTTGTTTTTATTGTTCCAACATTTGCTGAAATGTACAAAAGCATTCAAGTTGAACTACCTGCTACCACTCAGGCGGTGCTTTGGTTGAGCGCGATCGTAACTGAACATGGAATGAAAGTGATAGGTCTGTTCATGGTAATCGTCATACTATCTTGGGGCACGCTCAAATCGCCAAGGACGTATCGTATATTTGAACGATTATTGATGAGGCTGCCGTATATTGGAGAGATGTTCACGAATAATCATATAGCAAGATTTTGTCGAACATTGGGAACACTATTGCACGCTCAAGTTTCACTCATCGAAGCGCTCAATGTTACAAGAAGGATTCTACCACATGAAGAAATGCAAAAGGAAATTGAATTAATTAACAAGCACGTACAGCAAGGAAACACTGTCGCTGGACCACTCATTAAATCGAAGATATTCCCCCCAATGGTTGCTCAAATGATAGCTGTAGGAGAAGAAACAAGCGAACTAGACGCTATGCTCTTACGAGTTGCAGAATACTATGAGAAAGAACTTGATAGCAAGATGGAAACATTGTCTTCTATTATTGAACCCGTCATCATTCTTCTGTTGGGAATTATTGTTGCTGTTATCTTAGTGTCGATGTATTTGCCGATGTTTGATGTGGTGAATATGGTTGGTGGTTGA
- the pilO gene encoding type 4a pilus biogenesis protein PilO: MNGKKKYRFFIGATLLCFLYLLTTEVTTRWESIFQVYQNYLDHEKTIFTIDELQLRKQNLLARKNALLGSLREGSNNYERNQTGLLLYLGDKAAWAGIRFESIIPQESKEASELKEIGFALRFAGDFHQTGKFINKVESGELHVKIKKLVLETSKEGRKQIQVSVEGTMTNVSGG, translated from the coding sequence ATGAATGGGAAAAAGAAATATCGCTTTTTCATTGGCGCAACACTTCTTTGCTTTCTGTATCTTCTTACAACGGAAGTAACGACTCGGTGGGAAAGCATTTTTCAAGTGTATCAAAACTATCTTGACCATGAAAAAACTATTTTCACCATAGATGAATTGCAACTGCGGAAACAAAATCTGCTAGCAAGAAAGAACGCTTTGCTTGGTTCACTGCGTGAGGGTTCGAACAATTATGAACGAAATCAAACAGGATTACTTTTGTACCTTGGAGATAAAGCAGCCTGGGCAGGAATACGTTTTGAATCTATTATTCCACAAGAATCAAAAGAAGCGAGTGAGTTAAAAGAAATAGGATTTGCTTTACGCTTTGCTGGCGACTTTCATCAAACCGGAAAGTTTATCAACAAAGTAGAATCAGGTGAATTGCATGTGAAAATAAAAAAACTTGTGTTGGAAACTTCAAAAGAGGGAAGAAAGCAAATCCAAGTTTCGGTCGAGGGTACGATGACAAATGTATCGGGTGGTTAG
- a CDS encoding PilN domain-containing protein produces MVWKLDPGRIQRLAGITRILGIDITATRARVVELAKASNFFTKNVGGYKIHAFGTIEFTEEQSVKDKASLFSTFLKQHNIKTKYAVTTLQSTGVKTVRTILPSETEDIDGWIRDNYEQLLKLPLPLQQVSFDYHLLEETNVGVDVNISFVRNSDVQELDTILSSAGIQLLSISAGVEDVVHPFQVFTNVNSLKSIVYAGENTISVFSCHEETYRVLYSQPIHNAGNLREEISTILQELGLEPEQTILVGELLKVQQNDNGKIFQPFSISSEYSLAVGLAIKGFLPELSPVNFLSSIKQEQTTTSVYKTLTHRVVFACSLILFVLLSIPMIATIAIEQKIEDGEEQRALTSPLYAEVAGLQRQVRVLEKQLGIGTKNNVRTEYAKLLHNIASALPDEIVLNKLTVESKNNENTLLIEGSSLSHQQIALFLKQLQSARICNDAQLVRSGYGIQEERFMSVSNDSKSALTFSIRGKSRN; encoded by the coding sequence ATGGTTTGGAAATTAGACCCGGGCAGGATTCAACGTCTTGCCGGCATAACGAGAATACTTGGGATTGATATAACAGCAACCAGAGCAAGAGTTGTTGAATTAGCAAAAGCGAGTAATTTTTTTACCAAGAATGTTGGCGGATACAAAATACATGCGTTTGGAACTATTGAATTTACAGAAGAACAATCTGTAAAAGACAAAGCCTCTCTGTTCTCTACATTTCTTAAGCAACACAACATTAAGACCAAATATGCTGTAACAACGCTTCAATCAACGGGAGTGAAAACTGTCAGAACGATTCTTCCATCGGAAACAGAAGATATAGATGGTTGGATTCGCGATAATTATGAGCAACTGCTCAAACTGCCACTTCCACTTCAGCAAGTTTCATTTGATTATCATCTTCTTGAAGAAACCAATGTAGGTGTTGATGTTAACATTTCTTTTGTGAGAAACTCAGATGTTCAAGAATTGGATACAATCCTATCGAGTGCCGGTATTCAATTACTCTCAATCAGTGCCGGCGTTGAGGATGTGGTTCATCCATTTCAAGTATTCACGAATGTCAATTCTCTGAAGAGTATTGTCTATGCAGGAGAAAATACAATCTCAGTATTTTCTTGTCATGAAGAAACTTATCGGGTTCTGTATTCTCAACCAATACATAATGCGGGTAACTTACGAGAAGAGATTTCGACTATTCTACAGGAACTTGGATTGGAACCGGAACAAACTATACTTGTCGGGGAATTATTGAAGGTTCAGCAAAATGACAACGGGAAAATCTTTCAGCCGTTTTCCATTTCTTCTGAATATTCCCTCGCAGTAGGATTGGCAATCAAAGGATTTTTACCAGAACTCAGTCCGGTTAATTTTCTTAGTTCAATCAAACAAGAACAAACTACAACAAGTGTCTATAAAACGCTGACACACAGAGTTGTTTTTGCCTGTAGCTTGATTCTTTTTGTGTTGTTATCAATTCCTATGATTGCAACAATAGCAATAGAACAAAAGATTGAAGACGGGGAAGAACAACGGGCGCTAACGAGTCCGTTATATGCTGAAGTTGCAGGCTTACAGCGGCAAGTGAGAGTTCTTGAGAAGCAATTAGGAATAGGTACAAAAAATAATGTTAGAACCGAGTATGCAAAACTTCTTCACAATATTGCTTCCGCTTTACCTGATGAAATAGTTCTAAATAAACTCACCGTGGAATCGAAGAATAATGAGAATACTCTGTTAATAGAAGGTAGTTCATTATCTCATCAACAAATTGCTCTATTTCTCAAACAACTTCAAAGTGCCAGGATATGTAATGATGCACAATTAGTTCGTTCAGGGTATGGAATACAAGAAGAACGCTTTATGTCTGTCAGTAATGATTCGAAATCAGCGCTGACTTTTAGTATAAGAGGGAAGTCAAGAAACTGA
- a CDS encoding DUF4372 domain-containing protein gives MNLGKTIFAQVMEYLPKHEFHRFVERYDGSYKVQQFSCYDHFLCMAFTQLTYRESLRDTVTCLYAHQSKLYQMGFRGRVVRSTLSHANNTRSWRIYADFARVLIQQAHESSRDEPFAAELSNTVYASYSTTNHIHHIKHRQIHRH, from the coding sequence ATGAATCTCGGAAAAACAATCTTCGCCCAGGTGATGGAATATCTCCCCAAACATGAGTTTCATCGCTTTGTCGAACGCTATGATGGCTCGTATAAAGTTCAACAGTTTTCCTGTTACGATCATTTCTTGTGTATGGCATTTACTCAACTCACCTACCGAGAAAGTTTGAGAGACACGGTCACTTGTTTATACGCTCATCAATCCAAATTATATCAGATGGGATTTCGAGGTCGTGTCGTTCGTAGCACATTATCGCATGCAAACAATACACGGTCATGGCGTATCTATGCCGATTTTGCGCGCGTGTTGATTCAACAAGCACACGAGTCGTCTCGTGATGAACCATTTGCTGCCGAGTTATCAAACACAGTCTATGCGTCTTACTCAACCACCAACCATATTCACCACATCAAACATCGGCAAATACATCGACACTAA